The genomic interval TGTGTCTGCGGCAGTCACGGTGATGGTGCCCAACTCGTTGGGCCCGGGCGAGCTGCTGATGCATTACGGCACCGACGCCCAGAAGCATCACTACCTGCCGCGCCTGGCCAACGGAGACGATATCCCCTGTTTCGCACTGACCTCCCCGGTTGCCGGCTCCGACGCCGGCGCTATCCCGGACAAGGGCATTGTCTGCAAGGGCGAATGGAATGGCGAAGAAGTACTGGGCCTGAAGGTCACCTGGAACAAGCGCTACATCACGTTGGCGCCGGTGGCGACACTGATTGGCCTGGCGATCAAGGTCTACGACCCGGACAAACTGCTCGGCGGCGGTGACGACATCGGCGTAACCTGCGTGCTGATCCCTCGGGAAACCGGAGGCGTGAACGCCGGCGCCCGGCACCTGCCGATGAACACCGTGTTCATGAACGGACCGACCTGGGGCACTGAGGTGTTCATCCCCATGGATCAGGTGATCGGTGGCCAGGACATGCTGGGCAAAGGCTGGACCATGCTGCTCGAGTGCCTGTCCATTGGCCGCTCCATCTCCCTGCCCGCCCTCGGTACCGGCGCCGGCAAGGTCGCCAGCCTGGCGACCGGCTCCTATGCCTACACTCGGGAGCAGTTTGGCCGTTCCATCAGTCAGTTCGAAGGCGTGCAGGAAGCGCTCGAGCCCATCGCCGGCTACACCTACATGATGGACGCTGCCCGGCTGCTCACCGCCGGCATGCTCGATCGCGGCGTGCGACCCTCGGTGCCCTCGGCGGTGCTGAAATACCGCAACACCGACCTGATGCGCGAAGTGATCAACCACGCCATGGACGTGGTGGCAGGCCGTGGCGTGATCACCGGCCCCCGTAACTTCCTGGCCCGGGCCTATCAGGCCGTGCCCATTGGCATCACGGTAGAAGGCGCGAACATCCTCACCCGTAGCCTGATGATCTTTGGCCAGGGCGCGATTCGCTGCCATCCCTACATCGTCGAGGAAATCGAAGCGGCGGGCATGGACAACGAAGACGAAGCGGTGCGGAAGTTCGACGGCATCTTCTACCGCCACCTGGCCCATACCACCCGCAATGCCCTGCGCGCCCTGGTGCTCGGGTTGTCCCGTGGCTGGCTGCAATCCGTGCCCCGGCAAGGTGAAATCCAATCCGGCTACCGGCAATTGGCCCGGTTCTCGGCGGCCTTCGCCCTGATGACCGACGTCACCCTGCTGAGCGTTGGCGGCGGACTCAAGGCCCGGCAACGGCTGTCCGGCCGGATGGCCGATTGCCTGACGCACCTGTACTACGCCACCGCCGTGATCAAACAGTGGCATGAAGAGGGCTACCCCGAAGATCAGCGGCCACTGGTAGAGTGGTCCCTACAGACCTGCCTGCGCGATCTTCAGACCGCCATGCGTGACGCCATCATCAACTTCCCGGTGCCGCTGTTGCGCTGGCCGCTACGATTGCTGGTGTTCCCGCTGGGCGCGACCGGCCTGAACGGCCCCGATGACCGTTTGGGGGCCCAGGTTGCCGAAAGCATCGTCAAGGATACCCCGCTGCGTCAGCGCATCAGCCGCGGCGCCTTCGTGACCTTGGATCCCGAGGATTCACTGGGCCGGGTGCTGAACGCCTACAAGCTGGCCCACGATACCGAGGATATGCGCCACCGACTGCACGAGGCAGTGCGCAATCGCGACGAGGATGAAGTGGATGGCATTGCCCTGCTGATGGGCCACCAGCGCAAGGAACTGGTGGACTGGGCCTGCGCCCAGGGCGTGGTGAAAGCGGATGAGTGCGATCAGCTGCAGGAAGCACTGACCGCGCTGTACGACGTAATCCGCGTGGACGCCTTCGAAGGTGAGGGCCTTAAGGCCCTGTCCCGCTGCGCCAAAGGCAAACGCAAAGTAGTGGAACGGCCACCTCAGGACTGACCAGGGTGGGTGAACGGGCCAGCCCGCCTGGTCCGTTCACTGCCCAACTTACTGGTTAAGGATATCGATGATTTCCCGGGTGTCCTTTATGATCGTGTAGACCCGGTCTTCTATTTCCACGCGCTGACGATAGCCGCCGAGGTCACGGATGTCACCGTAACGCAGCAAATCCCGATCAAAGTAATCACCTTTCCGGTAATTCAGTTTTTTTTGCCAACCCGGAGGCAAGGGCTCGCCTCGCTCAACCTTTTTCTGCAGCCCCGGCGGCAACTGGCCATCGTGAGGCGACTTGGCCATGACCGGCCCAGCTGCGAGCATTATACCTAGCAGTGCGAATGTCAGTACGGTCTTCACAGTCTAAAACTCCTTGCCTATTGCGATTCCAGTAAATTAACACGGCATTGAGTTCATCGGTGTTAACACTGGTTCATGACCATAGGTGCCGGATTCAATGCCCTTACTCGCCCCGCAAGCCGCCCCGGATTGCCTCATCCACCAACCATCGGCGCAACAACTGCAAACCGCGCTCGCTGCGCCGGCTGGTCTTCCAGGCAAAGAAAAACTCGTCGCCGGTCATCACCGGATGGCAGGGCAACCGGACAAAATCCTCGGAATCCTTTCGCGTACTCAACATGTAGTCGTTGGTCAGGGCGATGCCCTGATGAAACCGGGCCGCCTCCAGGGCCAGCAGCATGTGACTGAAATGCTGGATCCGAGCTTGTGGCGGAATGCCCAGATCCACCGCCCGATACCAGGCCTGCCAGTCTCCCGCGGCCTTCTCGAAAATGCTGTGAGTCGACAACAACGGAAACCGCGCCACCTCCTCCGGTGACAGCGGCAGATCCGCCGCCTCCGGATCCTCCCGACCCAACTCCCGCCGGATTTTCTGCCAGTAATCCTGACTACAGACCGGAAACAGCCGCTCCACATACAGCGGCTCGTAACTGTACGCCGTTGAATTCTTGTGGATCGTAATAAAACAGTCCGCCACCCGATCCGACAGCACCGGGTTCTCC from Marinobacter sp. LA51 carries:
- a CDS encoding acyl-CoA dehydrogenase is translated as MSVLFLLISALVLVYLGIGGTAAATVMTIATVLGLFQDHWHLFSILCGGALLALALILVLPGDLRLDKLSRPLLGWVRSRLPSLSDTEAEALKSGSVDWDGELFSGDPDWKKLLDARPAHLTSEEQAFLDGPVEKLCAMLDDWKITHEQYDLPDKVWKFIREKGFFGLVIPKEDGGLGFSNTAHSEIVMKISTRSVSAAVTVMVPNSLGPGELLMHYGTDAQKHHYLPRLANGDDIPCFALTSPVAGSDAGAIPDKGIVCKGEWNGEEVLGLKVTWNKRYITLAPVATLIGLAIKVYDPDKLLGGGDDIGVTCVLIPRETGGVNAGARHLPMNTVFMNGPTWGTEVFIPMDQVIGGQDMLGKGWTMLLECLSIGRSISLPALGTGAGKVASLATGSYAYTREQFGRSISQFEGVQEALEPIAGYTYMMDAARLLTAGMLDRGVRPSVPSAVLKYRNTDLMREVINHAMDVVAGRGVITGPRNFLARAYQAVPIGITVEGANILTRSLMIFGQGAIRCHPYIVEEIEAAGMDNEDEAVRKFDGIFYRHLAHTTRNALRALVLGLSRGWLQSVPRQGEIQSGYRQLARFSAAFALMTDVTLLSVGGGLKARQRLSGRMADCLTHLYYATAVIKQWHEEGYPEDQRPLVEWSLQTCLRDLQTAMRDAIINFPVPLLRWPLRLLVFPLGATGLNGPDDRLGAQVAESIVKDTPLRQRISRGAFVTLDPEDSLGRVLNAYKLAHDTEDMRHRLHEAVRNRDEDEVDGIALLMGHQRKELVDWACAQGVVKADECDQLQEALTALYDVIRVDAFEGEGLKALSRCAKGKRKVVERPPQD
- a CDS encoding LysR substrate-binding domain-containing protein, with protein sequence MKLPPLKSLPVFEAVARLNSFSLAADELAVSQSAVSHQMKQLETYLGEKLFWRSGRTLTLTDEGRQYLEGISSALLQIERASEQLLGHEESRLRLSVFSSFAVRWLVPRLPDLQRLHPQVELALEMSSENPVLSDRVADCFITIHKNSTAYSYEPLYVERLFPVCSQDYWQKIRRELGREDPEAADLPLSPEEVARFPLLSTHSIFEKAAGDWQAWYRAVDLGIPPQARIQHFSHMLLALEAARFHQGIALTNDYMLSTRKDSEDFVRLPCHPVMTGDEFFFAWKTSRRSERGLQLLRRWLVDEAIRGGLRGE